The proteins below come from a single Xenopus tropicalis strain Nigerian chromosome 9, UCB_Xtro_10.0, whole genome shotgun sequence genomic window:
- the mvp gene encoding major vault protein isoform X1 — protein MSEESIIRIPPYYYIHVLDQNSNISRVVTGPKTYIRQDNERVLHHPQRMVMVPPRHYCVIQNPVQRDADLRVLFDDVGQTKLSHGDKEIRLTQDPFPLYPGEELLQGITPLTVVLANTALHLKALLDLEEESGKFVAGDEWLFEGPGTYIPRKEVEVVETIQASVIRHNQAIRLRARKECKDREGRDRVTGEEWLVKKVGAYLPGVFEEVVDIVDAFVLTDKRALHIRATKTFRDDKGSLRRTGEEWLVTMEDTEAYIPNVYEEVMGVVDITTMNSRQYCVILDPVGDDGKPQLGQKRVVKGEKSFFLQPGENLESGIQDVYILSEEEGLVLRALQVLEDKDEASVPRKKRRKEKEPSVSEASEVERKPGDRWMIRGPVEYVPPVEVEVVVRRQAIPLDENEGIYVRDIKTGKVRAVVGQTYMLTQDEELWEKELPANVETLLASGKDPLADRSERPGQVQEVQPRDRTRAVTYRVPHNAAVQVYDYREKKARVVFGPELVVLGPDEQFTVLSLSGSTPKRSNVIKAICLLLGPDFCTDIINIETADHARLQIKLSYNWHFDMTDRKDPAEAAKLFTVPDFVGDACKAIASRIRGAVASVQFDDFHKNSNRIICSAVFGFDEAMKIRSSFQFPQNNLVITSVDIQTVEPVDQRTRDALQKSVQLAIEITTNSQEATARHEAERLEQEAKGRLERQRITDQAEAEKARKELLELEALSTVVESTGAAKAEAQSKAEAARIEGEGAVLQAKLRAEALAIETEAELQRLRQARAEELRYTQDKNKLEVLKAQELSEIEIKKFREMVESIGSGTLRDIALAGPELQVKLLKGLGIQSTLITDGSSPINLFSTAHGLLGLTGKPAQEKESE, from the exons ATGAGTGAGGAATCCATTATCCGCATCCCTCCGTACTACTACATCCATGTCTTGGATCAGAACAGCAACATCTCCCGCGTGGTGACTGGGCCCAAAACCTACATCCGCCAGGACAATGAGAG ggtcctgCACCACCCCCAGCGCATGGTCATGGTGCCCCCCCGCCATTACTGCGTGATCCAGAACCCCGTGCAGAGGGACGCAGACCTGAGAGTTCTGTTTGATGACGTGGGACAGACCAAGCTCAGCCACGGGGACAAGGAGATCCGACTCACCCAGGACCCGTTCCCCCTGTACCCTGGGGAGGAGCTGCTGCAG GGCATCACCCCCCTCACCGTGGTCCTTGCCAACACCGCCTTGCACCTCAAAGCCTTGTTGGACCTGGAAGAAGAGAGCGGCAAATTCGTGGCCGGGGACGAGTGGCTTTTTGAAGGGCCAG GTACCTACATCCCCCGGAAAGAGGTGGAGGTGGTCGAGACCATCCAGGCCAGTGTGATCCGCCATAACCAGGCCATCCGCCTGCGAGCCCGCAAAGAGTGCAAGGACCGAGAGGGGCGAGACAGAGTGACAG GAGAGGAGTGGCTGGTTAAGAAGGTTGGTGCCTACCTGCCGGGGGTGTTTGAGGAGGTGGTGGATATTGTCGATGCATTCGTACTGACCGACAAG AGAGCTCTGCACATCCGAGCAACCAAAACCTTCCGTGATGACAAGGGGAGCCTGCGCCGTACGGGAGAGGAATGGCTGGTAACCATGGAGGACACGGAGGCCTACATCCCCAATGTGTACGAGGAGGTGATGGGGGTCGTGGATATAACCACCATGAACAGCCGCCAGTACTGTGTCATCCTCGACCCCGTGGGAGATGATGGGAAGCCCCAGCTGGGGCAGAAGAGGGTTGTCAAG GGTGAGAAGTCCTTCTTCCTTCAGCCCGGGGAGAACTTGGAGTCTGGGATCCAAGATGTCTACATCCTGTCGGAGGAGGAGGGTCTGGTTCTGAGGGCTCTGCAGGTCTTGGAAGATAAGGATGAG GCCTCTGTGCCCCGCAAGAAGCGCAGGAAAGAGAAGGAAccgtcagtgagt GAGGCCTCCGAGGTGGAGCGCAAGCCTGGAGACCGCTGGATGATCCGCGGCCCCGTTGAGTACGTCCCCCCTGTGGAAGTGGAGGTGGTGGTGAGACGGCAGGCGATACCCCTGGATGAGAATGAGGGCATCTACGTCCGGGACATCAAGACTGGCAAA GTGCGCGCCGTGGTGGGACAGACCTACATGCTGACACAAGATGAAGAACTGTGGGAGAAGGAGCTGCCGGCCAATGTGGAGACCCTCTTGGCCTCTGGGAAAGACCCTTTGGCCGACCGATCTGAGAGACCGGGGCAGGTACAAGAGGTGCAGCCAAGAGACAGGACTCGGGCAGTCACCTACCGGGTGCCCCATAACGCCGCCGTGCAGGTGTACGACTACCGGGAGAAGAAAGCGCG GGTGGTGTTTGGGCCGGAGCTGGTGGTACTCGGCCCTGATGAACAGTTTACGGTTCTGAGTCTCTCGGGATCCACCCCCAAGCGCTCCAACGTCATCAAAGCCATTTGCCTCCTGCTGGGGCCCGACTTCTGCACCGACATCATCAACATCGAGACGGCCGACCACGCGCGGCTGCAGATCAAGCTCTCGTACAACTG GCACTTTGACATGACGGACAGGAAGGACCCGGCCGAGGCCGCCAAGCTTTTCACTGTTCCCGATTTTGTGGGCGACGCTTGCAAAGCCATCGCTTCCCGGATCCGCGGCGCCGTGGCGTCGGTGCAGTTTGACGACTTCCACAAG AACTCCAATCGGATCATTTGCTCGGCCGTCTTTGGCTTCGATGAGGCCATGAAGATCCGCAGCTCCTTCCAGTTCCCGCAGAACAACTTGGTCATCACCAGCGTCGACATCCAGACCGTGGAGCCGGTGGATCAGCGCACGCGCGACGCTCTGCAGAAAAGTGTCCAACTCGCCATTGAAATCACCACCAACTCCCAGGAGGCAACTGCAAG GCATGAGGCTGAGAGACTGGAGCAGGAGGCCAAGGGTCGGTTGGAGAGACAGCGAATCACAGACCAGGCGGAGGCTGAGAAAGCGCGGAAGGAGCTGCTGGAGTTGGAGGCACTGAG TACGGTAGTAGAAAGCACCGGCGCTGCCAAGGCCGAGGCCCAGTCTAAGGCTGAAGCTGCTCGAATCGAGGGCGAGGGGGCGGTCCTTCAGGCCAAACTGCGCGCTGAGGCTCTGGCCATTGAAACG GAGGCGGAGCTACAGCGGCTGCGTCAGGCCCGGGCAGAGGAATTGCGTTACACGCAGGACAAGAACAAACTG
- the mvp gene encoding major vault protein: protein MSEESIIRIPPYYYIHVLDQNSNISRVVTGPKTYIRQDNERVLHHPQRMVMVPPRHYCVIQNPVQRDADLRVLFDDVGQTKLSHGDKEIRLTQDPFPLYPGEELLQGITPLTVVLANTALHLKALLDLEEESGKFVAGDEWLFEGPGTYIPRKEVEVVETIQASVIRHNQAIRLRARKECKDREGRDRVTGEEWLVKKVGAYLPGVFEEVVDIVDAFVLTDKRALHIRATKTFRDDKGSLRRTGEEWLVTMEDTEAYIPNVYEEVMGVVDITTMNSRQYCVILDPVGDDGKPQLGQKRVVKGEKSFFLQPGENLESGIQDVYILSEEEGLVLRALQVLEDKDEEASEVERKPGDRWMIRGPVEYVPPVEVEVVVRRQAIPLDENEGIYVRDIKTGKVRAVVGQTYMLTQDEELWEKELPANVETLLASGKDPLADRSERPGQVQEVQPRDRTRAVTYRVPHNAAVQVYDYREKKARVVFGPELVVLGPDEQFTVLSLSGSTPKRSNVIKAICLLLGPDFCTDIINIETADHARLQIKLSYNWHFDMTDRKDPAEAAKLFTVPDFVGDACKAIASRIRGAVASVQFDDFHKNSNRIICSAVFGFDEAMKIRSSFQFPQNNLVITSVDIQTVEPVDQRTRDALQKSVQLAIEITTNSQEATARHEAERLEQEAKGRLERQRITDQAEAEKARKELLELEALSTVVESTGAAKAEAQSKAEAARIEGEGAVLQAKLRAEALAIETEAELQRLRQARAEELRYTQDKNKLEVLKAQELSEIEIKKFREMVESIGSGTLRDIALAGPELQVKLLKGLGIQSTLITDGSSPINLFSTAHGLLGLTGKPAQEKESE from the exons ATGAGTGAGGAATCCATTATCCGCATCCCTCCGTACTACTACATCCATGTCTTGGATCAGAACAGCAACATCTCCCGCGTGGTGACTGGGCCCAAAACCTACATCCGCCAGGACAATGAGAG ggtcctgCACCACCCCCAGCGCATGGTCATGGTGCCCCCCCGCCATTACTGCGTGATCCAGAACCCCGTGCAGAGGGACGCAGACCTGAGAGTTCTGTTTGATGACGTGGGACAGACCAAGCTCAGCCACGGGGACAAGGAGATCCGACTCACCCAGGACCCGTTCCCCCTGTACCCTGGGGAGGAGCTGCTGCAG GGCATCACCCCCCTCACCGTGGTCCTTGCCAACACCGCCTTGCACCTCAAAGCCTTGTTGGACCTGGAAGAAGAGAGCGGCAAATTCGTGGCCGGGGACGAGTGGCTTTTTGAAGGGCCAG GTACCTACATCCCCCGGAAAGAGGTGGAGGTGGTCGAGACCATCCAGGCCAGTGTGATCCGCCATAACCAGGCCATCCGCCTGCGAGCCCGCAAAGAGTGCAAGGACCGAGAGGGGCGAGACAGAGTGACAG GAGAGGAGTGGCTGGTTAAGAAGGTTGGTGCCTACCTGCCGGGGGTGTTTGAGGAGGTGGTGGATATTGTCGATGCATTCGTACTGACCGACAAG AGAGCTCTGCACATCCGAGCAACCAAAACCTTCCGTGATGACAAGGGGAGCCTGCGCCGTACGGGAGAGGAATGGCTGGTAACCATGGAGGACACGGAGGCCTACATCCCCAATGTGTACGAGGAGGTGATGGGGGTCGTGGATATAACCACCATGAACAGCCGCCAGTACTGTGTCATCCTCGACCCCGTGGGAGATGATGGGAAGCCCCAGCTGGGGCAGAAGAGGGTTGTCAAG GGTGAGAAGTCCTTCTTCCTTCAGCCCGGGGAGAACTTGGAGTCTGGGATCCAAGATGTCTACATCCTGTCGGAGGAGGAGGGTCTGGTTCTGAGGGCTCTGCAGGTCTTGGAAGATAAGGATGAG GAGGCCTCCGAGGTGGAGCGCAAGCCTGGAGACCGCTGGATGATCCGCGGCCCCGTTGAGTACGTCCCCCCTGTGGAAGTGGAGGTGGTGGTGAGACGGCAGGCGATACCCCTGGATGAGAATGAGGGCATCTACGTCCGGGACATCAAGACTGGCAAA GTGCGCGCCGTGGTGGGACAGACCTACATGCTGACACAAGATGAAGAACTGTGGGAGAAGGAGCTGCCGGCCAATGTGGAGACCCTCTTGGCCTCTGGGAAAGACCCTTTGGCCGACCGATCTGAGAGACCGGGGCAGGTACAAGAGGTGCAGCCAAGAGACAGGACTCGGGCAGTCACCTACCGGGTGCCCCATAACGCCGCCGTGCAGGTGTACGACTACCGGGAGAAGAAAGCGCG GGTGGTGTTTGGGCCGGAGCTGGTGGTACTCGGCCCTGATGAACAGTTTACGGTTCTGAGTCTCTCGGGATCCACCCCCAAGCGCTCCAACGTCATCAAAGCCATTTGCCTCCTGCTGGGGCCCGACTTCTGCACCGACATCATCAACATCGAGACGGCCGACCACGCGCGGCTGCAGATCAAGCTCTCGTACAACTG GCACTTTGACATGACGGACAGGAAGGACCCGGCCGAGGCCGCCAAGCTTTTCACTGTTCCCGATTTTGTGGGCGACGCTTGCAAAGCCATCGCTTCCCGGATCCGCGGCGCCGTGGCGTCGGTGCAGTTTGACGACTTCCACAAG AACTCCAATCGGATCATTTGCTCGGCCGTCTTTGGCTTCGATGAGGCCATGAAGATCCGCAGCTCCTTCCAGTTCCCGCAGAACAACTTGGTCATCACCAGCGTCGACATCCAGACCGTGGAGCCGGTGGATCAGCGCACGCGCGACGCTCTGCAGAAAAGTGTCCAACTCGCCATTGAAATCACCACCAACTCCCAGGAGGCAACTGCAAG GCATGAGGCTGAGAGACTGGAGCAGGAGGCCAAGGGTCGGTTGGAGAGACAGCGAATCACAGACCAGGCGGAGGCTGAGAAAGCGCGGAAGGAGCTGCTGGAGTTGGAGGCACTGAG TACGGTAGTAGAAAGCACCGGCGCTGCCAAGGCCGAGGCCCAGTCTAAGGCTGAAGCTGCTCGAATCGAGGGCGAGGGGGCGGTCCTTCAGGCCAAACTGCGCGCTGAGGCTCTGGCCATTGAAACG GAGGCGGAGCTACAGCGGCTGCGTCAGGCCCGGGCAGAGGAATTGCGTTACACGCAGGACAAGAACAAACTG